In a single window of the Zea mays cultivar B73 chromosome 5, Zm-B73-REFERENCE-NAM-5.0, whole genome shotgun sequence genome:
- the LOC100193366 gene encoding uncharacterized protein LOC100193366, producing MWSPADAAARELEKDCAQPGVPGCSKCLLALTTIKATNPEGGAGAKAPGKKKEQIDRSTASDRDCELMGLMWVLQRNATRYGAAATTVIQALMAVDEAFAAGVTVAADDTGVAAACSLPVDDDMPLPAEYAQVSRASDAPRLYYFLLVLLSILSFRFVYSL from the exons ATGTGGTCGCCAGCTGACGCCGCGGCGAGGGAGCTGGAGAAGGACTGCGCGCAGCCGGGCGTCCCCGGCTGTTCCAAATGCCTCCTTGCTCTTACCACG ATAAAGGCCACGAATCCCGAGGGTGGCGCCGGCGCGAAGGCACCGGGCAAGAAGAAGGAGCAGATCGACCGATCGACCGCGAGTGACCGTGACTGCGAGCTCATGGGGCTCATGTGGGTGTTGCAGCGCAACGCCACACGGTACGGAGCGGCGGCCACGACCGTGATCCAGGCCCTAATGGCTGTGGATGAGGCGTTCGCCGCAGGGGTCACGGTGGCGGCAGATGATACGGGGGTAGCCGCGGCGTGCTCGCTGCCCGTGGACGACGACATGCCCCTCCCGGCCGAGTACGCGCAGGTCAGCAGGGCCAGCGACGCGCCTCGTCTCTACTACTTCCTGCTCGTGCTGCTCTCCATTCTAAGCTTTCGTTTTGTGTACTCGTTGTAA
- the LOC100283009 gene encoding serine/threonine-protein kinase receptor, whose amino-acid sequence MEEQHMAGPPYRYRLQHRRLMDIAPASASDDDSGHHGSNGMAIMVSILVVVIVCTLFYCVYCWRWRKRNAVRRAQIERLRPMSSSDLPLMDLSSIHEATNSFSKENKLGEGGFGPVYRGVMGGGAEIAVKRLSARSRQGAAEFRNEVELIAKLQHRNLVRLLGCCVERDEKMLVYEYLPNRSLDSFLFDSRKSGQLDWKTRQSIVLGIARGMLYLHEDSCLKVIHRDLKASNVLLDNRMNPKISDFGMAKIFEEEGNEPNTGPVVGTYGYMAPEYAMEGVFSVKSDVFSFGVLVLEILSGQRNGSMYLQEHQHTLIQDAWKLWNEDRAAEFMDAALAGSYPRDEAWRCFHVGLLCVQESPDLRPTMSSVVLMLISDQTAQQMPAPAQPPLFASSRLGRKASASDLSLAMKTETTKTQSVNEVSISMMEPR is encoded by the exons ATGGAGGAACAACACATGGCTGGGCCGCCGTACCGCTACCGCCTTCAGCATCGCCGGCTGATGGACATAGCACCCGCAAGCGCGAGCGACGACGATTCAG GGCATCACGGCTCCAACGGGATGGCCATCATGGTGTCGATCCTGGTGGTGGTCATCGTCTGCACCCTCTTCTACTGCGTCTACTGCTGGAGATGGAGGAAGCGCAACG CTGTCAGGAGAGCGCAGATAGAGAGGCTGAGGCCGATGTCCAGCTCGGACCTGCCGCTCATGGACCTGTCCTCCATCCACGAGGCCACCAACAGCTTCTCCAAGGAGAACAAGCTCGGCGAAGGCGGTTTCGGGCCCGTCTATCGG GGCGTGATGGGCGGCGGCGCGGAGATCGCCGTGAAGCGGCTGTCGGCTCGGTCGCGGCAGGGCGCGGCGGAGTTCCGCAACGAGGTGGAGCTGATCGCCAAGCTGCAGCACCGGAACCTGGTCCGCCTGCTGGGATGCTGCGTCGAGAGGGACGAGAAGATGCTCGTCTACGAGTACCTCCCCAACCGAAGCCTCGACTCCTTCCTCTTCG ATAGCAGGAAGAGCGGGCAGCTGGACTGGAAGACGAGGCAGAGCATCGTCCTGGGGATCGCCCGCGGCATGCTGTACCTGCACGAGGACTCGTGCCTCAAGGTCATCCACAGGGACCTCAAGGCCAGCAACGTGCTCCTGGACAACAGGATGAACCCTAAGATCTCCGACTTCGGCATGGCCAAGATCTTCGAGGAGGAGGGCAACGAGCCTAACACGGGCCCCGTGGTTGGCACCTA CGGGTACATGGCTCCGGAGTACGCCATGGAGGGCGTCTTCTCGGTGAAGTCAGACGTCTTCAGCTTCGGGGTGCTGGTGCTAGAGATCCTCAGCGGGCAGCGGAACGGCTCCATGTACCTCCAGGAGCACCAGCACACCCTGATTCAAGAT GCCTGGAAGCTGTGGAACGAGGACAGGGCGGCGGAGTTCATGGACGCGGCGCTGGCGGGGTCGTACCCGCGGGACGAGGCGTGGCGGTGCTTCCACGTGGGGCTGCTGTGCGTGCAGGAGAGCCCGGACCTCCGGCCCACCATGTCCAGCGTGGTGCTCATGCTCATCAGCGACCAGACGGCGCAGCAGATGCCGGcgccggcgcagccgccgctgtTCGCCAGCAGCAGGCTCGGCAGGAAGGCGTCCGCGTCGGACTTGTCGCTGGCCATGAAGACGGAGACGACCAAGACGCAGTCCGTCAACGAGGTGTCCATCTCCATGATGGAGCCACGGTGA